A part of Aegilops tauschii subsp. strangulata cultivar AL8/78 chromosome 2, Aet v6.0, whole genome shotgun sequence genomic DNA contains:
- the LOC109750594 gene encoding putative inactive methylesterase 20 encodes MTVVDDLKAFMTGRTTRLILAHGTGHSGWCWYKVATLLRVAGHCVDASDLAACGANARRLRNTPTFEDYTRPLLDALRDFPDGERAVEVDHNFGGMSIMLASEEFPDKVAAAVFVTAFMPDCASPRSRRRKSRDARFATGTHWSPCA; translated from the coding sequence ATGACCGTTGTAGATGATTTAAAGGCGTTCATGACAGGCAGGACCACGCGCCTCATCCTGGCGCACGGCACGGGCCACAGCGGGTGGTGCTGGTACAAGGTGGCCACCCTGCTCCGCGTCGCAGGGCACTGCGTGGATGCGTCGGACCTCGCAGCCTGCGGCGCCAACGCGCGCCGGCTGCGCAACACGCCCACCTTCGAGGACTACACCCGCCCATTGTTGGACGCGCTCCGCGACTTCCCGGACGGCGAGAGGGCGGTGGAAGTGGACCACAACTTCGGCGGGATGAGCATCATGCTCGCATCCGAGGAGTTCCCTGACAAGGTCGCGGCCGCCGTGTTCGTCACCGCCTTCATGCCGGACTGCGCCAGCCCACGCAGCCGGCGCCGCAAAAGTCGGGACGCTCGATTTGCTACTGGCACCCACTGGTCGCCATGTGCATGA